The Oscillospiraceae bacterium genome has a segment encoding these proteins:
- the ruvX gene encoding Holliday junction resolvase RuvX, with translation MRMMAVDYGDVRTGVAFCDVREMLATAYDTVEERYAPKLAEKLAALAKAEKAEQIVVGLPRNMDGSYGYRCDACRRLGDSLSELTGLPVVYQDERLTTVLAYDLLSAGNVHGKKSKKQVDAVSASVILQSYLDSHR, from the coding sequence ATGCGAATGATGGCTGTGGACTACGGCGATGTGCGCACCGGCGTGGCCTTTTGCGATGTGCGGGAGATGCTGGCCACCGCCTATGACACGGTGGAGGAGCGCTACGCGCCGAAGCTGGCCGAGAAACTGGCGGCTCTTGCCAAGGCAGAGAAAGCAGAGCAGATCGTTGTGGGGCTGCCCCGGAATATGGATGGCAGCTATGGCTACCGGTGTGACGCCTGCCGCCGCTTGGGCGATTCGCTATCGGAGCTTACCGGACTTCCGGTGGTGTACCAGGACGAGCGCCTGACTACGGTGCTGGCCTATGACCTGCTGTCTGCGGGCAATGTGCATGGCAAAAAAAGCAAGAAGCAGGTGGACGCTGTGTCTGCCAGCGTGATCTTGCAGTCTTATTTGGACAGTCACCGCTAA
- a CDS encoding TIGR03960 family B12-binding radical SAM protein: MRKEIEKLLQSVQKPARYAGGELNSVMKDKSKVALRYAFCFPDTYEIGMSHLGMKILYGVANAREDTWCERVFAPADDMEALMRAHGEPLFALESGDPIKNFDMIGFTMQYELSYTNILNMLDLAGVPLRAEDRKSLTPIVAFGGPCACNPEPMAEFADIIFLGEGEETTNTVLDLLKECKESGKSKQEFLEAAMHIQGIYVPSFYEDSYNPDGTLCALTPTHGAPATVKKSIVSDMNKCYYPDSFVVPFIDIVHDRAVEEIFRGCIRGCRFCQAGFIYRPIREKSVETINRQSKALIDSTGYDELSLCSLSTSDHSCVNEMLTSLIDWTVRDKINLSLPSLRVDNFSDELVDKLSKVRRSGLTFAPEAGTQRMRDVINKNVTEEEVLRTCTKAFAGGWTSVKLYFMMGLPTETMEDIAGIAQLAGKVVDAYYNTPEHKKGCAVSVSVSCASFIPKPFTPFQWEPEDTMTSLKAKQAHLLESVPSRKIRVSYHETPTSLLEGVLARGDRRLSKVLLRAFELGCKFDSWDDHFNFDAWMQAFEECGLDPDFYTKRRRPFEELLPWDHLDYGVSRKFLELENKRAHQNVTTPHCRIRCAGCGANKLNGGHCDARPEVARDTTAVQ; this comes from the coding sequence ATGAGAAAAGAGATTGAAAAACTGCTGCAATCGGTGCAAAAACCGGCGCGCTATGCCGGTGGCGAACTGAACAGCGTAATGAAAGATAAAAGTAAAGTGGCGCTGCGCTATGCCTTTTGTTTTCCGGATACTTATGAGATCGGTATGAGCCACCTGGGAATGAAAATCCTTTACGGCGTCGCCAACGCGCGGGAGGACACTTGGTGCGAGCGGGTGTTTGCCCCGGCGGACGATATGGAGGCGCTGATGCGCGCCCACGGCGAACCGTTGTTTGCCCTGGAAAGCGGCGACCCGATCAAGAACTTTGATATGATCGGCTTTACCATGCAGTACGAGCTGTCTTATACCAATATTCTGAATATGCTGGATCTGGCGGGGGTGCCCTTGCGTGCCGAGGATCGAAAGTCGCTGACCCCCATTGTGGCCTTTGGCGGTCCCTGCGCCTGCAACCCGGAGCCGATGGCGGAGTTTGCGGACATCATCTTCCTAGGCGAGGGGGAAGAGACCACCAATACGGTGCTGGATCTGCTGAAAGAATGTAAAGAGAGCGGCAAGAGTAAGCAAGAGTTTTTGGAAGCAGCTATGCACATTCAGGGCATTTATGTGCCGTCTTTTTATGAGGACAGCTACAACCCGGACGGCACCCTGTGTGCCCTGACCCCCACCCACGGAGCACCGGCAACGGTGAAGAAGTCCATTGTGTCCGATATGAACAAGTGCTATTACCCGGACAGCTTTGTGGTGCCGTTTATTGATATTGTCCACGACCGGGCGGTGGAAGAAATTTTTCGGGGCTGTATTCGCGGCTGCCGCTTTTGCCAGGCCGGGTTTATCTATCGCCCCATTCGGGAGAAGAGTGTAGAGACCATTAACCGTCAGTCCAAGGCGCTGATTGACTCTACCGGGTATGATGAGCTGTCCCTGTGCTCTCTGTCCACCTCCGACCACAGCTGCGTCAACGAAATGCTCACCTCCCTGATTGACTGGACCGTGCGGGACAAGATCAATTTGTCCCTGCCCAGCCTGCGGGTGGATAACTTTAGCGACGAGCTGGTGGACAAGCTGTCCAAAGTGCGCCGCAGCGGGCTGACCTTTGCCCCGGAGGCAGGCACTCAACGTATGCGGGATGTAATCAACAAGAATGTGACGGAAGAAGAAGTGCTGCGCACCTGTACCAAGGCCTTTGCCGGCGGCTGGACTTCCGTTAAGCTGTACTTTATGATGGGGCTGCCCACGGAAACCATGGAGGATATTGCCGGTATCGCTCAGCTGGCGGGCAAGGTGGTAGACGCCTACTATAACACGCCGGAGCACAAGAAAGGCTGCGCCGTCAGCGTGTCCGTGTCCTGCGCGTCCTTTATTCCCAAGCCCTTTACGCCCTTCCAGTGGGAGCCGGAGGACACCATGACCTCCTTAAAGGCCAAGCAGGCCCACTTGTTGGAGAGTGTGCCCAGCCGCAAAATCCGCGTGTCCTACCATGAAACGCCCACATCGCTTTTAGAGGGCGTGCTGGCGCGGGGAGATCGGCGGCTGTCCAAGGTGCTGCTGCGGGCTTTTGAACTGGGCTGCAAGTTCGATTCTTGGGACGATCACTTCAACTTTGACGCCTGGATGCAGGCTTTTGAAGAATGCGGGCTGGATCCGGACTTCTATACCAAGCGGCGGCGCCCCTTTGAGGAGCTGCTGCCCTGGGATCATTTGGATTACGGCGTGTCTCGCAAGTTCCTGGAACTGGAGAACAAGCGGGCGCACCAAAATGTGACCACGCCCCATTGCCGGATCCGCTGTGCCGGGTGCGGTGCCAACAAACTCAACGGAGGACATTGCGATGCAAGACCAGAAGTGGCACGAGATACGACTGCGGTTCAGTAA
- a CDS encoding TIGR03936 family radical SAM-associated protein — protein MQDQKWHEIRLRFSKTGRAKYIGHLDVNRVMSRALRRAGIPLWFTEGYNPHAYMRFSLPLSLGVESACESMDIRLIEPMEPLEVQRRMNAALPPDIQIEDVFCDFWDCTEIAFSDYDFTLAFDDNAAGAEKLQAVLDAPQILALKKGKVGRKRVMKEVDIKTFIDRYSVELTPQGVVLHLRLAAGQEKNLNPTLLCDTLLRLVELPWEWKRIYRLDLLDKDYRPFQ, from the coding sequence ATGCAAGACCAGAAGTGGCACGAGATACGACTGCGGTTCAGTAAAACCGGGCGGGCCAAGTACATTGGTCACCTGGATGTGAATCGGGTCATGTCCAGAGCCTTGCGCCGGGCGGGGATTCCCTTGTGGTTCACCGAAGGGTATAACCCCCACGCTTATATGCGCTTTTCGCTGCCTTTGTCCTTGGGGGTGGAGAGTGCCTGCGAGAGTATGGATATTCGATTGATAGAGCCCATGGAGCCTCTGGAGGTGCAGCGGCGTATGAACGCTGCCCTACCGCCGGATATTCAAATTGAAGATGTGTTTTGCGACTTTTGGGACTGTACGGAGATTGCCTTTTCCGATTATGACTTTACCTTGGCTTTTGACGATAATGCCGCCGGGGCGGAGAAGCTACAGGCCGTATTGGACGCGCCGCAGATTCTGGCGCTGAAGAAGGGCAAGGTGGGTCGCAAGCGGGTGATGAAGGAAGTGGATATTAAGACCTTCATTGACCGGTACAGTGTGGAGCTGACCCCGCAGGGAGTGGTGCTGCACCTGCGTTTGGCCGCCGGGCAGGAGAAAAATCTGAATCCTACGCTGCTGTGCGACACGCTGCTGCGCTTGGTGGAACTGCCATGGGAATGGAAGCGAATCTACCGACTGGACTTGCTGGATAAAGATTATCGGCCCTTTCAGTAA
- the rplS gene encoding 50S ribosomal protein L19, producing MNALDLIAQGSMKEETPKFQIGDTVKVAVKIREGSRERIQMFEGTVIAIKGSGISKTFTVRRLSYGVGIERVFPLHSPNVESVQVIRSGKVRRAKLYYLRDRVGKAAKVKENLQRDNAAKTADAE from the coding sequence ATGAACGCACTTGATTTGATTGCTCAGGGCAGCATGAAAGAAGAAACACCTAAATTCCAGATCGGTGATACCGTTAAGGTCGCCGTAAAGATCCGCGAGGGTTCTCGTGAGCGTATCCAGATGTTTGAGGGTACTGTGATTGCGATTAAAGGTTCCGGTATCAGCAAGACCTTTACCGTACGTCGCCTTTCTTACGGCGTAGGTATTGAGCGTGTATTCCCGCTGCATTCTCCCAATGTGGAGAGCGTGCAGGTGATCCGCTCCGGTAAGGTTCGTCGCGCAAAGCTGTATTACCTGCGTGACCGTGTGGGTAAGGCTGCTAAGGTGAAGGAGAACTTGCAGAGAGATAACGCTGCAAAGACTGCCGACGCTGAGTAA